From Pyxidicoccus xibeiensis, the proteins below share one genomic window:
- a CDS encoding acyl-CoA dehydrogenase family protein, which produces MVAVSEPAQSKEIPAGGAFLFQEVGATPIVTPEALAEDQRLFFKTALQFSREQVLPQAERIEAKDNALLRRLLHQAGELGLLSVDIPEAYGGTGLDKTTSLLLAEAMSLNGSWSVTFGAHTGIGTLPIVWFGNAAQKAKYLPKLATGEWVAAYALTEQGSGSDALGAKTKAVRSPDGKHWILNGSKLYITNAAFADVFVVFAKVDGDKFTGFIVEKDTPGLTVGPEEHKMGIRGSSTCPLYFEDARVPAENLLGEVGKGHKIAFNILNYGRLKLGAGVLGGMKLQLQNALRFAQERKQFNTPIVQFPLSREKLARMTALIHAVESMTYRTAGLVDARLAGRDKTAPDYEARLLAAVEEYAIESSIMKVHGSESLGHLVDDAVQLHGGAGYIEEYPVERAYRDARINRIFEGTNEINRMLIVGMLLKRAVKGDLPLFAVAGNVAEELSRGERPRARTDDALAPQEVAAESAKRLALHGLRLAAETFGTDLEKHQEVLAALSDVVMDAFALDSMVTRTRQAASGGKLDAVRVALTRLYALDSIPRAYERTRRALCATLKGDALDKELERLGTLDVFTPYDPAELRETVVAALESAGGYPFGDV; this is translated from the coding sequence ATGGTCGCCGTATCCGAGCCCGCTCAGTCGAAGGAGATTCCCGCTGGCGGCGCATTCCTCTTCCAGGAGGTTGGCGCCACCCCCATCGTCACGCCGGAGGCCCTCGCGGAGGACCAGCGCCTCTTCTTCAAGACGGCGCTCCAGTTCTCCCGCGAGCAGGTGCTCCCCCAGGCCGAGCGCATCGAGGCCAAGGACAATGCCCTGCTGCGCCGGCTGCTGCACCAGGCCGGTGAGCTGGGCCTGCTCAGCGTGGACATCCCCGAGGCCTACGGCGGCACCGGCCTCGACAAGACCACGTCCCTGCTGCTCGCCGAGGCGATGAGCCTCAACGGCTCCTGGTCCGTGACGTTCGGCGCGCACACCGGCATCGGCACGCTGCCCATCGTCTGGTTCGGCAACGCCGCCCAGAAGGCGAAGTACCTGCCCAAGCTCGCCACCGGCGAGTGGGTGGCCGCCTACGCCCTCACGGAGCAGGGCAGTGGCAGCGACGCGCTCGGCGCCAAGACGAAGGCCGTGCGCTCCCCGGACGGCAAGCACTGGATTCTCAACGGCTCCAAGCTCTACATCACCAACGCCGCCTTCGCGGACGTGTTCGTCGTCTTCGCCAAGGTGGACGGCGACAAGTTCACCGGCTTCATCGTGGAGAAGGACACCCCCGGCCTCACCGTGGGCCCGGAGGAGCACAAGATGGGCATCCGCGGCTCGTCCACGTGCCCCCTCTACTTCGAGGACGCGCGCGTGCCGGCGGAGAACCTGCTCGGCGAGGTGGGCAAGGGCCACAAGATTGCCTTCAACATCCTCAACTACGGCCGCCTCAAGCTGGGCGCGGGCGTGCTGGGCGGCATGAAGCTCCAACTGCAGAACGCGCTGCGCTTCGCGCAGGAGCGCAAGCAGTTCAACACCCCCATCGTCCAGTTCCCCCTGTCGCGCGAGAAGCTGGCCCGCATGACGGCGCTCATCCACGCAGTGGAGAGCATGACGTACCGCACCGCGGGCCTCGTGGACGCGCGCCTTGCGGGCCGCGACAAGACCGCCCCGGACTACGAGGCGCGCCTGCTCGCCGCCGTCGAGGAGTACGCCATCGAGTCGTCCATCATGAAGGTGCACGGCTCCGAGTCGCTCGGGCACCTGGTGGATGACGCCGTGCAACTGCACGGCGGCGCCGGCTACATCGAGGAGTACCCGGTGGAGCGCGCGTACCGCGACGCGCGCATCAACCGCATCTTCGAGGGCACCAACGAAATCAACCGCATGCTCATCGTCGGCATGCTCCTCAAGCGCGCCGTGAAGGGCGACCTGCCGCTGTTCGCCGTGGCCGGCAACGTGGCCGAGGAGCTGTCCCGCGGCGAGCGCCCCCGCGCCCGCACCGACGACGCGCTCGCCCCGCAGGAGGTGGCCGCCGAGTCCGCCAAGCGCCTGGCGCTCCACGGCCTGCGCCTGGCCGCCGAGACGTTCGGCACGGACCTGGAGAAGCACCAGGAGGTGCTCGCCGCGCTGTCGGACGTGGTGATGGACGCGTTCGCCCTGGACTCCATGGTGACGCGCACCCGCCAGGCCGCCAGCGGCGGGAAGCTGGACGCGGTGCGCGTGGCCCTCACGCGGCTGTACGCGCTGGATTCCATCCCCCGCGCCTACGAGCGCACGCGCCGCGCGCTGTGCGCCACGCTGAAGGGGGACGCGCTCGACAAGGAGCTCGAGCGCCTGGGCACCCTGGACGTCTTCACGCCGTATGACCCGGCGGAGCTGCGCGAGACGGTGGTGGCCGCGCTGGAGTCGGCCGGCGGCTACCCCTTCGGAGACGTGTAG
- a CDS encoding phosphatase domain-containing protein, producing MSFRLLVVSLLFTTSAALAEPAVLLAPVLGRPEGVLLQGRVLKEAPSEGSTALSRNVRRLTAANWEGARVEVSFQGVVATVKSGHDGGFEVNLRPPEGKAFPVGTSQAEARVEGARTQAPVEVIAEGSPLLVVSDFDDTVAVTNVTSPVKLVESALLKDSDTQAVVEGMAAFYGCLRVRSTPAFALVSGSPVQYLPRIRTFLERHGFPAGFGVYLRDIGPGTLSGYKQPIIRRLLQQFPQPVVLVGDSGEKDPEVYAQLREEFPGRVKAIYIRDAGRTSDKARFQDMVLFKDAGEAAVHASTAGLADAACVTAAFPKHTPTPVVIPAATVKQTPP from the coding sequence ATGAGCTTTCGCCTTCTGGTTGTGTCCCTACTCTTCACTACATCCGCCGCGCTGGCGGAGCCCGCGGTGCTGCTGGCGCCCGTGCTGGGGCGGCCGGAGGGGGTTCTGCTTCAGGGGCGCGTTCTAAAGGAAGCGCCTTCCGAGGGCAGCACCGCGCTTTCTCGCAACGTAAGAAGGCTGACGGCAGCCAACTGGGAGGGGGCCCGGGTGGAGGTCTCCTTCCAGGGCGTGGTGGCCACGGTGAAGAGCGGGCATGACGGCGGTTTCGAGGTGAACCTGCGGCCGCCCGAGGGGAAGGCGTTCCCCGTGGGCACCTCCCAGGCGGAGGCGCGGGTGGAGGGGGCTCGGACGCAGGCCCCGGTGGAGGTCATCGCGGAGGGCTCGCCGCTGCTGGTGGTGTCGGACTTCGACGACACCGTGGCGGTGACGAACGTGACGAGCCCGGTGAAGCTGGTGGAGTCGGCGCTGCTGAAGGACTCGGACACGCAGGCGGTGGTGGAGGGCATGGCGGCGTTCTACGGGTGCCTGCGGGTCCGGTCGACGCCGGCCTTCGCGTTGGTGAGCGGCTCTCCGGTGCAGTACCTGCCGCGCATCCGGACGTTCCTGGAGCGCCACGGCTTCCCGGCGGGCTTCGGCGTGTACCTGCGGGACATCGGGCCGGGGACGCTGTCCGGCTACAAGCAGCCCATCATCCGGCGCCTGCTCCAGCAGTTCCCCCAGCCGGTGGTGCTGGTGGGGGACTCTGGAGAGAAGGACCCGGAGGTGTACGCGCAGCTTCGCGAGGAGTTTCCCGGGCGGGTGAAGGCCATCTACATCCGCGACGCGGGGCGCACCTCCGACAAGGCGCGGTTCCAGGACATGGTGCTCTTCAAGGACGCGGGTGAGGCGGCCGTGCACGCCAGCACCGCCGGCCTGGCCGACGCCGCGTGTGTCACCGCTGCCTTCCCCAAGCACACGCCGACGCCTGTCGTCATTCCGGCAGCCACGGTGAAGCAGACGCCTCCGTGA
- a CDS encoding protein kinase domain-containing protein, whose product MQQPSEGLHFGKYKLLERIATGGMAEIYRARMTAAAGVTKPVVIKKILPRYAGNGAFVSMFVNEARIAAGLSHGNIAQVFDFGEVDGQYFIAMEFVDGHPLSRVLRRAREKGLYTVPQPLAVLIAVEVLEGLAYAHTRLDERGRPLHIVHRDVSPQNVLLGYEGQVKLVDFGIAKARLAGRDETDDGEMRGKFSYFAPEQARGRELDARTDVFAAGVILYEMLCGRLPFEGKLEDVLRKLAQGDFPRPRDLNPDLPAALERILLTALAVERDQRYTTAEAFAEALTRHLHTAAPDVSPRARAHFMGYLFEAELVGDGRPVLLPREFLTQLARWTHRPAERRSNRDLTPPHPVLAPGEGRRETPPTAPAERRRERTTQPIPAVPGAPEPEPGVTQPVVQVPAAAPEPVTLPTAFPPPAPARARAPSSRQGFHVPRRVMLGAPAAVVLLATVMMLATGRTGTFSVELSSTPPGATIRVDGRPLPSRTPALITHLPADAEHLLEVHVTGMVPWSQTVRAERGTTLAVHARLRPRMAPGTSPPGVLASKPPRAPPPQEATLSGGRLTLSAVGHAFRVPFLSAAEVSLDPKRTYAVRVEGRLSTGGPATVEQAGYYLDGNERLPAHESFGLLGPEEQLVRNASTLYVFLLDARKEDNHGSLMVRVRERNSGIVTSVRLVAREHALKLPRSDRFLLRQLDPGTTYEVVVRDSAEPARTRGEAGGPVGRVLGLHGTGEGPEASAGVMELLEVGQPVRLRGASWLQLAFPDDHLADNTGTLILEVSPVAPPGGGPAPSPGRLFDAPPP is encoded by the coding sequence GTGCAGCAGCCTTCCGAAGGGCTCCATTTCGGGAAGTACAAGCTGCTCGAGCGCATCGCGACGGGCGGGATGGCGGAGATCTACCGCGCCCGGATGACAGCGGCCGCGGGGGTGACCAAGCCCGTCGTCATCAAGAAGATATTGCCCCGGTATGCGGGCAACGGCGCCTTCGTCTCCATGTTCGTCAACGAGGCGCGCATCGCCGCGGGGCTGAGCCACGGCAACATCGCCCAGGTCTTCGACTTCGGCGAGGTGGACGGGCAGTACTTCATCGCCATGGAGTTCGTGGACGGCCATCCCCTGTCGCGCGTGCTGCGGCGCGCGCGGGAGAAGGGGCTGTACACGGTGCCGCAGCCGCTGGCCGTGCTGATTGCCGTCGAGGTGCTGGAGGGGCTGGCCTACGCGCACACCCGCCTGGACGAGCGCGGGCGGCCGCTGCACATCGTCCACCGCGACGTCAGCCCGCAGAACGTGCTCCTCGGCTACGAGGGGCAGGTGAAGCTGGTGGACTTCGGCATCGCCAAGGCCCGGCTGGCCGGCCGGGACGAGACGGACGACGGCGAGATGAGGGGCAAGTTCTCCTACTTCGCGCCGGAGCAGGCCCGCGGGCGGGAGCTGGACGCGCGCACGGACGTCTTCGCCGCCGGCGTCATCCTCTACGAGATGCTGTGCGGGCGGCTGCCCTTCGAGGGGAAGCTGGAGGACGTGCTGCGCAAGCTCGCCCAGGGCGACTTCCCGCGCCCCAGGGACCTCAACCCGGACCTCCCCGCCGCGCTGGAGCGCATCCTCCTCACCGCCCTCGCCGTGGAGCGGGACCAGCGCTACACCACCGCGGAGGCCTTCGCCGAGGCCCTCACCCGCCACCTGCACACGGCCGCGCCGGACGTGTCGCCCCGCGCCCGCGCCCACTTCATGGGCTACCTCTTCGAGGCGGAGCTGGTGGGGGACGGGCGGCCCGTGCTGCTGCCCCGCGAGTTCCTGACGCAGCTGGCCCGGTGGACGCACCGCCCGGCCGAGCGTCGCAGCAACCGCGACCTCACGCCGCCCCACCCCGTGCTCGCGCCGGGCGAGGGCCGCCGCGAGACGCCCCCCACGGCCCCGGCCGAAAGACGGCGCGAGCGCACCACCCAGCCCATCCCCGCGGTGCCGGGCGCCCCCGAGCCGGAGCCCGGCGTCACCCAGCCCGTCGTCCAGGTGCCGGCTGCCGCGCCGGAGCCCGTCACCCTTCCGACCGCCTTCCCTCCGCCCGCCCCCGCCCGCGCGCGCGCGCCGTCCTCCCGCCAGGGCTTCCACGTGCCTCGCCGGGTGATGCTGGGCGCCCCGGCGGCGGTGGTCCTGCTCGCCACGGTGATGATGCTGGCCACGGGACGCACGGGCACCTTCTCCGTGGAGCTGAGCTCCACGCCCCCGGGCGCCACCATCCGCGTGGACGGCCGGCCCCTGCCCTCGCGCACGCCGGCCCTCATCACCCACCTGCCCGCGGACGCCGAGCACCTGCTGGAGGTGCACGTGACGGGCATGGTGCCGTGGAGCCAGACGGTGCGCGCCGAGCGCGGCACCACCCTGGCCGTCCACGCCCGGCTGCGCCCGAGGATGGCACCTGGAACCTCGCCCCCGGGCGTGCTCGCGTCCAAGCCGCCCCGGGCCCCACCGCCCCAGGAGGCCACGCTGTCGGGAGGGCGGCTCACGCTGTCCGCCGTCGGACATGCCTTCCGCGTGCCCTTCCTCTCCGCGGCGGAGGTGTCGCTGGACCCGAAGCGGACCTACGCGGTGCGCGTGGAGGGACGCCTGTCGACGGGCGGCCCCGCGACGGTGGAGCAGGCCGGCTACTACCTGGACGGCAACGAGCGGCTGCCGGCGCACGAGTCCTTCGGCCTGCTGGGGCCCGAGGAGCAGCTGGTCCGCAACGCCTCCACCCTCTACGTCTTCCTGCTGGACGCGCGGAAGGAGGACAACCATGGCTCCCTCATGGTGCGGGTGCGCGAGCGCAACAGCGGCATCGTCACCTCCGTGCGGCTGGTCGCGCGCGAGCACGCCCTGAAGCTGCCGCGCTCGGACCGCTTCCTGCTGCGCCAGCTGGACCCGGGCACCACGTACGAGGTGGTGGTGCGCGACTCCGCCGAGCCCGCGCGCACGCGGGGCGAGGCGGGCGGGCCCGTGGGCCGGGTGCTCGGCCTGCACGGCACGGGCGAGGGCCCCGAGGCGTCCGCGGGCGTCATGGAGCTGCTGGAGGTGGGGCAGCCCGTGCGCCTGCGGGGAGCGTCCTGGCTGCAGCTCGCCTTCCCGGACGACCACCTGGCGGACAACACCGGCACCCTCATCCTGGAGGTCTCCCCCGTGGCCCCGCCCGGAGGAGGCCCCGCTCCCAGCCCGGGCAGGCTGTTCGACGCCCCCCCGCCCTAG
- a CDS encoding CarD family transcriptional regulator: MPEGSASLQLAVGDRVVYPNQGVCRVSAIDVKEVAGQKLTFVTMRREEDGAVVMVPEGKIVPIGVRKVATAEDVESIFEFLRSDSDKADLDWKQRARTNLDRMTQGGILGLAEVVKGLQVLSELRPLPTKERELYDNARHLLVSEVAAALGTTEVNAEDAIDIVLFPPGRERPKRTAAEFARDDEDLGLDGDLLGLDSDLDLPPDEEAPAEPAEEESSEEGEEAEAGASDEEAAPKKRGRPPKAKAEAPAGGEAAAPKKRGRPPKPKPEAVAAPEGAEPPAPKKRGRPPKAKPPESEAAAPAAPKKRGRPPKAKPPEGED, translated from the coding sequence ATGCCTGAAGGGTCCGCGTCACTCCAGCTCGCGGTTGGCGACCGGGTCGTCTATCCGAACCAGGGGGTCTGCCGCGTCTCCGCCATCGACGTGAAAGAGGTGGCGGGCCAGAAGCTCACCTTCGTCACCATGCGCCGCGAGGAAGACGGCGCAGTCGTCATGGTTCCAGAAGGGAAGATAGTCCCCATCGGCGTGCGCAAGGTCGCGACCGCCGAGGACGTGGAAAGCATCTTCGAGTTCCTGCGCTCGGACAGCGACAAGGCCGACCTGGACTGGAAGCAGCGCGCTCGCACCAACCTGGACCGGATGACCCAGGGTGGCATCCTCGGCCTCGCCGAGGTGGTGAAGGGCCTCCAGGTCCTCAGCGAGCTGCGCCCGCTGCCCACCAAGGAGCGTGAGCTGTACGACAACGCCCGGCACCTGCTGGTGTCGGAGGTCGCCGCTGCGCTGGGCACCACCGAGGTCAACGCCGAGGACGCCATCGACATCGTCCTCTTCCCGCCCGGCCGCGAGCGCCCCAAGCGCACCGCCGCCGAGTTCGCTCGCGACGACGAGGACCTGGGGCTGGACGGCGACCTGCTGGGGCTGGACAGCGACCTGGACCTGCCGCCGGACGAGGAGGCCCCCGCCGAGCCCGCCGAGGAGGAGAGCTCCGAGGAAGGCGAGGAGGCGGAGGCCGGCGCCTCCGACGAGGAGGCCGCCCCCAAGAAGCGCGGCCGTCCGCCCAAGGCGAAGGCCGAAGCCCCGGCGGGTGGAGAAGCCGCCGCTCCCAAGAAGCGCGGCCGTCCGCCCAAGCCCAAGCCGGAGGCCGTGGCCGCTCCCGAGGGGGCGGAGCCGCCCGCGCCCAAGAAGCGGGGCCGCCCGCCCAAGGCCAAGCCGCCCGAGTCCGAGGCGGCCGCGCCCGCCGCGCCCAAGAAGCGGGGCCGCCCGCCCAAGGCGAAGCCGCCCGAGGGCGAGGACTGA
- a CDS encoding ArnT family glycosyltransferase, giving the protein MTGRAPTRDEKWLAWALGLLGFAVLWLTESAVGYTRDESVYFMAAEGYSSWFRQLVQSPAKAFTDAAIVRAWDYNHEHPVLMKTLFGLSHLLFHEGLGWMRSATAFRLPAFALAALVPALSFLLGSALYGRAAGLFAALAFMLVPRQYFNAELACFDVPVAALWLLVVYCFWRALEDAKWGLWCGVAFGLALATKHNALFLPFVLTPFALWRAWTASGGQAEARTWLLRFVGLFAAVAVFYGLLVLSLGGGEGFQKKFLLLSPHTLLFVGLAVGGTWMLRRLARVSAPVTRALVPVAAMAVLGPVIFYLHWPYLWHEPVERTAWYLAFHAKHNHYAWFYLGTLLREPPFPLAYVVVKTALTVPTSLFVPMVTGFLALAARAVLGLFERTRAWVERPVTLAEALVGVNAVTSILIISHPQVPHFGGVKHWFPSMVFLGILAGAAVARGCSALWERLKAKRPSLPFAAVAALVFAVLLAPAVVYSARVFPYGTAAYSELAGGLPGAATLGMQRQFWSSHVTGVLPWINEHAKPGARLFLHEVHGGSFRDYQRNGMLRKDLRAVGSPQDADIVAYQYHQEFREHEFLTWQAFGTRTPVTGLYLDETPQVVVYVRPEAR; this is encoded by the coding sequence ATGACGGGCCGGGCTCCCACGCGGGACGAGAAGTGGCTGGCCTGGGCGCTGGGGCTGCTGGGCTTCGCGGTGCTGTGGCTGACGGAGTCCGCGGTGGGCTACACGCGCGACGAGAGCGTCTACTTCATGGCCGCGGAGGGCTACTCGAGCTGGTTCCGCCAGCTTGTCCAGTCGCCCGCGAAGGCCTTCACGGACGCGGCCATCGTCCGCGCGTGGGACTACAACCACGAGCACCCGGTGCTGATGAAGACGCTGTTCGGGCTGAGCCACCTGCTCTTCCACGAAGGCCTCGGGTGGATGCGCTCGGCCACGGCCTTCCGGCTGCCGGCCTTCGCCCTCGCCGCGCTGGTGCCGGCGCTGAGCTTCCTCCTGGGCAGCGCGCTGTACGGGCGCGCCGCGGGGCTGTTCGCCGCGCTCGCCTTCATGCTGGTGCCCCGGCAGTACTTCAACGCGGAGCTGGCGTGCTTCGACGTGCCGGTGGCGGCGCTGTGGCTGCTCGTCGTGTACTGCTTCTGGCGCGCGCTGGAGGACGCGAAGTGGGGCCTGTGGTGCGGCGTGGCCTTCGGGCTGGCGCTGGCCACCAAGCACAACGCCCTCTTCCTGCCCTTCGTGCTGACGCCCTTCGCCCTGTGGCGCGCGTGGACGGCGAGCGGGGGCCAGGCGGAGGCGCGCACGTGGCTGTTGCGCTTCGTGGGCCTGTTCGCGGCGGTGGCCGTGTTCTATGGCCTGCTGGTGCTGTCGCTGGGCGGCGGTGAGGGCTTCCAGAAGAAGTTCCTGCTGCTCAGCCCGCACACGCTGCTCTTCGTCGGCCTCGCGGTGGGCGGCACCTGGATGCTGCGCAGGCTGGCGCGGGTGAGCGCGCCGGTGACGCGGGCGCTGGTGCCGGTGGCGGCCATGGCGGTGCTGGGGCCGGTCATCTTCTACCTCCACTGGCCGTACCTCTGGCACGAGCCGGTGGAGCGCACGGCGTGGTACCTGGCCTTCCACGCGAAGCACAACCACTACGCCTGGTTCTACCTGGGCACGCTGCTGCGCGAGCCGCCCTTCCCCCTGGCCTACGTCGTCGTGAAGACGGCGCTGACGGTGCCCACCAGCCTCTTCGTGCCCATGGTGACGGGCTTCCTGGCGCTGGCGGCACGCGCGGTGCTGGGCCTCTTCGAGCGCACGCGCGCGTGGGTGGAGCGGCCGGTGACGCTGGCCGAGGCGCTGGTGGGGGTGAACGCGGTGACGTCCATCCTCATCATCAGCCACCCGCAGGTGCCGCACTTCGGCGGGGTGAAGCACTGGTTCCCGTCCATGGTGTTCCTGGGCATCCTCGCGGGCGCGGCGGTGGCGCGGGGGTGCTCGGCGCTGTGGGAGCGACTGAAGGCGAAGCGCCCTTCCCTCCCCTTCGCGGCGGTGGCGGCGCTGGTGTTCGCGGTGCTGCTGGCGCCGGCGGTGGTGTACTCGGCGCGGGTGTTTCCGTACGGGACGGCGGCGTACTCGGAGCTCGCGGGCGGCCTGCCCGGTGCGGCCACGCTGGGCATGCAGCGGCAGTTCTGGTCCAGCCACGTGACGGGCGTGCTGCCGTGGATCAACGAGCACGCGAAGCCGGGCGCGCGGCTGTTCCTGCACGAGGTGCACGGCGGCTCGTTCCGCGACTACCAGCGCAACGGCATGCTGCGGAAGGACCTGCGCGCGGTGGGCAGCCCGCAGGACGCGGACATCGTCGCGTACCAGTACCACCAGGAGTTCCGTGAGCATGAGTTCCTCACGTGGCAGGCCTTCGGCACGCGCACGCCGGTGACGGGCCTGTACCTGGACGAGACGCCCCAGGTGGTCGTCTACGTCCGGCCGGAGGCGCGGTAG
- a CDS encoding DUF2239 family protein, with product MGDDTRWGDGQAGYTAFAGPRCIASGGLEDVALKAKAWVDGGETVPVVIYEDATGYSVHPDLRGSREDVLRGLAERRARTATAGEEPRRSGPGRPKLGVVSREVSLLPRHWEWLNAQPSGASAALRRLVEEAQRNDKGRERARRSQEAASTFMHAVAGDLPGLEEASRAFYAKNPERFAQLIEQWPDDIRNHVHRLVSVALRDEAEATRSPTERG from the coding sequence ATGGGTGACGACACGCGGTGGGGAGACGGGCAGGCGGGATACACGGCGTTCGCGGGGCCGCGCTGCATCGCCTCGGGAGGGCTGGAGGACGTCGCGCTGAAGGCGAAGGCGTGGGTGGACGGGGGCGAGACGGTGCCGGTCGTCATCTATGAGGACGCGACGGGCTACTCGGTGCACCCGGACCTGCGGGGCTCCCGTGAGGACGTCCTGCGGGGGCTCGCCGAGCGGCGCGCGCGGACCGCCACCGCCGGAGAGGAGCCACGGAGGAGTGGCCCGGGACGGCCGAAGCTCGGCGTGGTGTCTCGCGAGGTCTCCCTGCTGCCCCGTCACTGGGAGTGGCTCAACGCGCAGCCGAGCGGCGCGTCCGCGGCGCTGCGCCGGCTCGTCGAGGAGGCACAGCGCAACGACAAGGGCCGCGAGCGGGCGCGTCGTTCGCAGGAAGCGGCCAGCACGTTCATGCATGCCGTGGCGGGGGACCTGCCCGGCCTCGAGGAGGCCTCGCGGGCCTTCTACGCGAAGAACCCCGAGCGCTTCGCCCAGCTCATCGAGCAGTGGCCTGACGACATCCGGAACCATGTCCACCGGCTGGTGTCTGTCGCCCTGCGCGATGAGGCCGAGGCGACACGCAGTCCCACCGAGCGGGGTTGA
- a CDS encoding winged helix DNA-binding domain-containing protein encodes MLPFFLFPMLPLAFQPADTSAPASARVARARTEARAAPSRRRARTMMPTRKPAAGVTTRRGASRPTQVLSQRALNRALLERQLLLRRSKRSIPEVVEHLIGLQAQAPNPPYYGLWTRLEDFHQDALASRLLDRSLVRIVLMRGTIHLVTARDALLLRPLVNPFLERALFTGSGYGRNLDGVDLKALVAAGRALVEARPLTLTELGAALGERWPDTDTASLAQAIRLLVPLVQVPPRGIWGVGGNPACTTLESWVGKPLDAAPSVDDVVLRYLAAFGPASTQDIQAWSGLTRLGEVTERLRPRLRTFVDEQGRELFDLPDAPRPDPETPAPVRFLPEFDNVLLSHADRTRIISEEDRKRIATRNGMVPGAILVDGFFHGTWKLQQHRGTTILHIEPHRRLSAQDRAALSAEGARLLSFAAPEAKTHDVQFSRPA; translated from the coding sequence ATGCTTCCCTTCTTCCTCTTCCCGATGCTGCCGCTTGCCTTCCAGCCCGCCGACACCTCTGCTCCCGCGAGCGCCCGGGTGGCTCGGGCGAGGACGGAGGCGCGGGCGGCGCCCTCCCGGCGGCGTGCGAGGACGATGATGCCCACCCGGAAGCCAGCGGCCGGAGTGACGACACGCCGAGGCGCGAGCCGGCCCACCCAGGTGCTCAGCCAGCGCGCCCTCAACCGCGCCCTGCTGGAGCGGCAGCTGCTGCTCCGCCGCTCGAAGCGCTCCATCCCCGAGGTCGTCGAGCACCTCATCGGCCTGCAGGCCCAGGCTCCGAATCCGCCCTACTACGGCCTGTGGACGCGGCTGGAGGACTTCCACCAGGACGCGCTGGCCTCGCGGCTCCTCGACCGGAGCCTGGTGCGCATCGTGCTGATGCGGGGGACCATCCACCTGGTCACCGCTCGCGACGCGCTGCTGCTGCGCCCCCTCGTCAACCCGTTCCTGGAGCGCGCCCTGTTCACGGGGAGTGGCTACGGCCGGAACCTCGACGGTGTGGACCTGAAGGCGCTCGTCGCGGCGGGCCGGGCCCTGGTCGAGGCGCGGCCGCTCACCCTGACGGAGCTCGGAGCCGCGCTGGGCGAGCGCTGGCCGGACACGGACACCGCGTCGCTCGCCCAGGCCATCCGCCTGCTGGTGCCGCTGGTCCAGGTGCCCCCGCGCGGCATCTGGGGCGTGGGCGGCAACCCCGCCTGCACCACGCTCGAGTCGTGGGTGGGGAAGCCGCTCGATGCCGCTCCTTCGGTGGATGACGTGGTGCTGCGCTACCTCGCCGCCTTCGGTCCGGCCTCCACCCAGGACATCCAGGCCTGGTCGGGCCTCACGCGCCTGGGCGAGGTGACGGAGCGGCTCCGCCCGCGCCTGCGCACCTTCGTCGACGAGCAGGGCCGGGAGCTGTTCGACCTGCCCGACGCTCCACGGCCCGACCCGGAAACGCCGGCCCCGGTGCGCTTCCTGCCGGAGTTCGACAACGTGCTCCTGTCGCACGCGGACCGCACGCGCATCATCTCCGAGGAGGACCGCAAGCGCATCGCCACCCGCAACGGCATGGTGCCCGGCGCCATCCTCGTGGATGGCTTCTTCCACGGCACCTGGAAGCTCCAACAGCACCGTGGCACCACCATCCTCCACATCGAGCCCCATCGCCGGCTGTCCGCCCAGGACCGCGCCGCCCTCTCCGCCGAGGGAGCCCGGCTGCTCTCCTTCGCCGCTCCGGAGGCAAAGACTCACGACGTCCAGTTCAGCCGCCCGGCCTGA